AACCAGAAAACTCCTCTCTGTGAAAGGGCAAGCTTTGAAAGTCTGGCCGTATATTTGAGGAAATTCTAAATTACGAATACTTTGAATTTAAATTTTTGAGCAGTGCAGTTGAGATTATATCGTCACTTCAATTAAGATAGCTGCACAAAAAGCCATGCCAGCTGTTTTTGGAACTGTAATCTTTACCATACTGGTACCCGGCTCCGTGACTGTCCTGGTGCCCTACCTGCTGCTGACATCTGGCCTTGAATGGACTTATGATATTGGAAACTCCAGGTTCATCGGACTTGCTCTGATTGCTCTTGGTGCCGCCCTCTATTTTTGGACTGCCTGGGACTTCGCTTTTGCCGGCAAAGGTACTCCGGCACCGATTGCACCTCCCAAATCGCTGGTATCGAGGCGGCTGTATCAGGTGAACAGAAATCCGATGTACACCGGAGTTCTACTTGTGCTTCTCGGCGAAGCAATTTTCTTTATGTCACTGACCTTGCTTGCCTACACTGCATTCTTATGGTTGGCTTCCCATCTTTTTGTTGTCTATTATGAAGAGCCGAACTTGAGGAAGAAGTTTGGAGCCACATACGGGGAGTATTGTAAGGTTGTGCCCAGGTGGATTCCCCGGGTGGAGCGTGCCAGTAAAAATAGGTGACAGGCATCGGGAAGATTCTTGAATAGGCTAGCGCTTTAATTAAATAAACCCAGGCCGACGTTTAGTGTGTTGTATCACCCCCATCATTAAGCTACAATTAAGGCTACAATTTCTGTCATTAAGAGTGCGACCTGAAAAATTTCCAAAATAAAACATGGGAGGATATCATGGCTAAAGATTATGGGATTATTGATGCTTGGATGCAGCACCCAAACCTGAAGTTCTTAAATCACCCCATGTTCGATTCCCTTCGGAGATGGACGGGGACGGAAGAACTAACCGAGGAGATTCCGGTAGAGACCACCATAGCTGCCATGGATGAGGCAGACGTTGGATTGGGCTTGATATGTGCCTGGTGGGGTCCCCAGGGGCCGCTTATCTCAAACGATGAAGTGGCTACCCTTGTCAAGAAGCATCCTGACCGTTTTGTTGGCATCGGGTCGGTTGATTTGTATAGGCCTATGGACGGAATTCGAGAGCTGAGGCGCTGTGTGCGTGAACTCGGTTTCAAGGGTTTGAGAATTGTCCAGTGGCTTTGGAATTTGCCCCCCACTGACAGGCACTATTATCCTCTGTACGCAGAATGCACAGAACTCGGCGTTCCATTCTGTTTTCAGGTGGGACATACTGGTCCCCTCTGCCCTTCTGAGCCGGGACGGCCGATACCATATATCGATGAGGTCGCCATTGAATTTCCTGAGCTTAGGATCGTTGGGGGGCACATCGGATATCCCTGGACGGTGGAGATGATTGCCGTGGCAACGAAACATCCGAATGTCTATATTGATACCTCGGCCTATACTGCCAAACGCTACCCAAAGGAATTCGTAGACTACTTGAAAAAGAACGGGCAGAAGAAAGTCCTTTTCGGCACCAATTATCCCATGATTACTGCAGCCATGTGCTTAAAGGATTTGGATGCGCTCGGACTGGACGACGAGGTAAAGAAGCTGTTCCTTTGCGAGAATGCAAAACGCGTATATGGGCTTCAGTAAGAAATAAGTTCCCGCGGGCTTAGTTTCGCTCTCACACAGCACACATTGTATCGGCTGGTTTGGAGCCAGCCCCTGCAGAATCTTCCAGCTATCCGTCTCAGCCTATTTTTTGACCAATATTCTGTACAGAGCGAACACGACTAGCAGGTAGGCTATCAGTCTTATTGTGATAAGAAAGATGGTCAGGCCTGCGGCGAGCCCAAGGAGTGTCATAAGATGAGAGATGGCAAAAAGGCCGAAAGCTATGCCGATATAAAGCGGCACATCGTACTTCTTCTTAGCGTAAGCCCAGATGCCTAAGGCAAGTATTACGATGCATAGCACAAAGTTAGTTGTGGTTACCGGGTCCATGTCTTAATGCCTCCTTTCATAATTCGGGCTAATGCGTAATTCTATTTATTATTTCGTTTCCTTCGACTGCTCACTACCAAAGCTACCAACACGACTCCTAATAATAGGGGGCTAGCATCTGATAGTAAACCTGAACTGCTGCTGGCCTTAGCACAGCCCATTCCCTTACCCGGGGTTGGGGATGTTGGCTCAGGCGCTGGCGTAGTTTCTGGTGCTGGCTCGGCTTCACCTTCAGATAACGTTCCCTTTATAGCGCTGCTTAATGGGTTACCTTTGCTGTCTGCTCCGCCGATGACGTATATTGATTCAGGTGAGGCAGCGGCTGCGGCGACAAACATGACATTTCGCCCCTGGTCCATCTGCGTCGCTTCGCCCCATTGGTCGGCCTCGGAGTTATATACCTGGACAGATGGTTCGGCGTGTCCACCGATAATAAATACGTTTACGTTTGTGTTTGTGCTTACGCGTACGCTCTCTGCTACGGCGGTGCCACCATGGCCGCCACACTTCTTTGGCATATCAGTATTTGTCTCCCATGTGTTGTCAGGCGGGCTCATTGATGCACACATTGTGGCTCCTGTGGATTCAACGCCGCCTATGACCACTATTTTGTTATTGACCACAGAGGCGACGGACATACTTCTGGCTATGGGCATGTCAGCCTTAGGCGTGAAAGTTAAGTTCACCGGGTCAAACTCATATACGTTCTTGTAATAGTATGTGGAACGGATAAACAGTTGCGGTTTGCTGCAACCTCCGAAGAGGTATATCTTTTCTCCGTAGGTCGCTGCGGACATACCCGCAGCAGGGAAAGGTAATTTGGCGATTTTCGCTTGCCAGGTATCAGAAGCGATGTCATAGACATCTACTGTGTCGACTACCTTCAGCTCGGTGTCCGCTCCACCGAAGGTATAGATTTTGCCCTTATACGCAGCAGCGCCGAAGTTGAATCTGCCCTCCGGCAATGGTGCTTTGCTGGTCCACTTGTTAGCTACGGGGTCATAGGCTTCAACTAGCTTACCGGTATATGGTAGAGGGTCCTCTAATCCGCCGATAGTGTAGATGATGTTGTTGATAGTTATGGCAGCGCCGTAACAGCGCGGTTTGGGTAGTGGGGCTACGGGAGTCCAATGTATTTTTATCTTGGGTTCCGATGGTGTTTGTGTAAAGTCAAGGGTGGGTGGTGTTGCTGGTGGTGTCCCTCGTTCGGCGCTGGCTAACGGTTCACCCTGCCCTTCTGGATCGCCCTTGTTATCACGCCCTCCCATCACGTATAGCTTGCCATCGACAGCAGCAACGAAGGCGCCCTCACGAGGAGTGAGCATGCTGGTTCCAGTTACCCACGTTTGCCACTGGTCGCTATATACATCAACCACGGAAGACGTGCTCACCTGCTCATCTCTGCCTCCCATCAGAAAGACCATGTCGTTCGCAGTAGTCCCGAACCAAATGCCGCGTTCCCAGATGACGCATTCTATGCGGCTCCAGGAGTCTGTGGCGGGGTCGTATAGCTGAGCATTGCCGTTGCCGAAGCCGGAGGAACCGCCAAATACCAGTATGCGGTTTTTGAATACTACGGCTGAGGTTCTAGATCTTGGAGTAGGCATGGTTGCTTTCGAGGTGAACTTGCCAGTGGCAGGGTCAAACTCGTAGCAGGCGTTGTAAAAATACTGAGCAGAGAATAAGTCGGTGCTGGCACTACCGCCAAAAAGATAGATTTTATCGCCATAAGCGACAGCCGACATATCTACCGCTGGTTTAGGCAGCTTGGCTATTCCGGCTTTCCACGTGTTCGTGGCGGCATCATAGACATCTACGGTATCCTTGACTTCCTGGTATACATTGGCGCCACCGAATGTGTAAATCTTGCCCTTGTAGGCCGCAGCGGCGAGGTATACCCTACCCTCTGATTTGCGGGCTTCGGCGCTTGGTAGATAGGGTAGAGGAGCCTTAGTAGTCCATTTATCAGTCTTCGGGTTGTAAGCCTCTACTATCGCGCCAGTAACTATGCCTGGCATCTTAATCGGCATATTGCCTCCCGAAGGAGTCACCATCATAAACTCGAAGTCGCCAGGAGGCTCAATTCCGCCTATTGTGTAGATGATGCCATTAATCACCGCGGTTGCCCCGGAATGACGCGGCTTTGACATAGGTGAAATTTGTTCCCATTGGATGGAAACAGCAGGAGCGCCATTTGTTGTGGCAGCTGCGACTGGCTGCACCGCAGAACTAAGTGGAACCAGTGATAAGGCAGTCGCCACCAAGACGATTTTTAAGCATAATTTTCCGATTCTTTTCATTTCACTCTCCTTTATCGTTGTGTATGATAAATGACTTTCAGTAAGGTGTCAATAGGTTTTATGGAGAGCGCAAAGCCTAAAACTTTCGCCTTCTCACAATACTTTCTCTATCCTTAGACGGGTAACAATTCTTCCCTTTGCTTGCCTTCTCTGATAGAATTCTCACTGTTTATTCTAATTCTTTTTTGTCATTAGGTGCGATGTTTCACCAGGTTATGAAGCGATTACCAGTTGTACTGGCTGTGGTGCTGTGCCTTCAGCTTGGCTTTTCAGGTACAGCCAGCTCAGCTGTGGAGAGTCCTGATAGGGTCAAGGAGTTAAATTTCGTTTTTCTTCATGGTGCCGCTGGAAATCCCTGCGGTCCACAGTTTCTGGCTGATGCCATGCTAGAGCAGGTATCTTACTATATTTCTGAATATGAGCAGGCCAATCCCGGCATTAAGGTTAAAGTTGATGTCCTGAACAGATGTTATCCGAACGATGTGGATATCGAAACCTGGGCAAACAACATTGCTGACAGTATCGATAATCACTTCGGTGATAGGGGAAATCTGGTATTGATAGGACATAGTATGGGCGGGAAGGCGGCACTTTATGCGGTAGCCAAGAATATAGATAATCTAGTTGACAGAGTGGCGCTGGTAGTTACAATAAATTGCCCGGTTAAGAATCTGAATAGGTATCAGCTTATTGGTGGTGGGCCATTTGTTGACTATTGTCGGGCTGGGTGGCTGCTACGCCCTGACCATGGGATTTGCGTTTCAGTAGGTGAATATGATAGCTCTGAAGATGGCAAATGGGTAGGACAGAACAAGCATTGGTTAGCTTTCATATCGGGTGAAAACGCACCATTGAGCCCGCAATTTGATTATGGTGGCTTTGACCCTTACCCGCGTGATATGGATGATGGTGCTCTACCGATATCAGCTCAATACTCTGACGGCGCTGATGTAATCTACTACGGCGAGCATGGCCATAGCGACTTCCACGTTATAGAAGGGGTGGCTGATTTTATTGCCGGGGAGATTTTAAAATACATATTCGGTGGGGTTATAGAGTGCTCGGTTTTGGCTAGGGATGGTGGCTTGCAGCATAATGCTGGCTTGCTGTTGGGAACAGACTACTGGCAGGACATCATTGGTGATGTTCTTGGCATTAGCAGCCGACTACGGCATTGGAACCAGTCCTATATTAAGTGGCAGGAATGGGAGGACATATTGGAGTATTACCCTCCGACTTATGAGAAAGACCTGAGGAGCCGTTACGAAGTCAGCCTAAAGAGGTCAGCAGCGATTTTTACCAACATAGAGGAGATGCGTTGGCTTAATCCTGATAATCCGGAAGACTGCCGCCTTTATCTGCGAACCAGAGCTACCCCGGGAAATTATATACAGGTGGACTGGAAAATATATCGGCAGGGGTTGTTGCCCGAGGGAACGAGGCGCGACCATTATGAAATCGAGGTAGTAGCTGGCACGCCTTTGGCTGAAGTCTATCAGGCATCGTGGGCGACCGATAATTCGCGTGACTTGAGGGTGCAGGTGTGGTCACGGGCTGAAAAACCCTTCCGCTGGTTCGAGGCTAAGTGGAGGGTTTATTACAAGGAAAGTCGGCAGAGGAAAGTTATTGGTGAGATAAGTGCATTTCGTTCAGGCTCTGAGCACGGCTCGAGCTTTTAAAAAGTGAAGTAGGCACTCCCGCGTGACCATGCCGACCAACCTGCCCTCTTGTACTACCGGTATCTGGTCTATGTCGTAGTCATCCATCTGCTCGAGCAGGTCTACCGCTGGCTGGTTAGGCTGAGCTGTCTTGAGCCTATCGGCGGGCGTCATTAGGTCACTGATGTGGGTCGAGTCCCAGTGCTTTTCTGGTATCTGTATATCGTTCAGGGTTACGATTCCCTGCAGCTTGCCGTCCTCAATGACTACAAAGCAGTGTTGGCCGGAGTTGATTATATATTCTCGGACCAATCCAAAAGTAAGTTGTTGTTTTATTGGGGTGTAGGCATCGGTCATCATATCATATGCTGTCATGCCGCGGAGAGCGTCGCGTACCAGCGCCTGGCGCCGGCTGGCTGTGGCGGCATCTTCCAGGAACCAGCCGAACACAATCATGAGTACGCCGGCAAACCAATTACCGGGGAGGATAATTGCTATAATACCGGCAGCGATGAACAGGAAACCTATGACTCGCCCGGTCATGGTGGCAATTCTCGTTGCCCGGCTGTAATCCTTCATTGTAAGCTGCAGGATGACTCGTAGAACTCTGCCTCCATCTAGGGGAAAAGCCGGAATAAGGTTAAACAGAGCTATCATAAAGTTGAAAAAGAATAGCAGTTGCATGAATTCACCAGGCATAGAGGTTGTAATACCGGCTAGAGTGTACGAGAGTGCGTAAAATATGCCGGCTATCACAAAGCTGGCCAATAGGCCGGTTACAGACACTAGTATCTCGGGAATCGGCCGGGTGTCCTGTTCAGTTATCCGAGGTGTCCCACCGAATACGTAGAGGGTGGTGCTCTTTACAGGCATCCCTAGCTTGATAGCTACGGCATTTTGGGCTAGGGCACGGGCAAACATGGAGGCGAGAAAAAGGAAGCTAGCAGCTATCCCGTGTGTTATGTTCAGCCATAGCGGGTAGAATCCGTAGAATTGCTGCGCCAGTACTGCTGTTATTAGAATTAGGGCAGGTAACCAGGTGTAGTGCAAACGAACTGGAATTCCAAAGACCTCGCCCAGATTTATATAACGCGGCATGCTGTCTCCTTAAGGTGCATTCCATAGTATAAATGCTGCGGACAAACTAGGCAAGGTATACGGCAGGTTTGACAGCAATTGCTTTGCCACGGTATAAATAGGGAGTCCGACAAATATCGTCAATTCAATACGGAGCACAAGGAGGAAATACATGTGCGATACTATTGTTGCTCTCGGCTCGGCTACCAAAGATGGCGCCACTCTATTTGGCAAGAACAGTGACCGGGAACCTGACGAAGTTCAGAACATAA
This is a stretch of genomic DNA from Chloroflexota bacterium. It encodes these proteins:
- a CDS encoding amidohydrolase, encoding MAKDYGIIDAWMQHPNLKFLNHPMFDSLRRWTGTEELTEEIPVETTIAAMDEADVGLGLICAWWGPQGPLISNDEVATLVKKHPDRFVGIGSVDLYRPMDGIRELRRCVRELGFKGLRIVQWLWNLPPTDRHYYPLYAECTELGVPFCFQVGHTGPLCPSEPGRPIPYIDEVAIEFPELRIVGGHIGYPWTVEMIAVATKHPNVYIDTSAYTAKRYPKEFVDYLKKNGQKKVLFGTNYPMITAAMCLKDLDALGLDDEVKKLFLCENAKRVYGLQ
- a CDS encoding CBS domain-containing protein: MPRYINLGEVFGIPVRLHYTWLPALILITAVLAQQFYGFYPLWLNITHGIAASFLFLASMFARALAQNAVAIKLGMPVKSTTLYVFGGTPRITEQDTRPIPEILVSVTGLLASFVIAGIFYALSYTLAGITTSMPGEFMQLLFFFNFMIALFNLIPAFPLDGGRVLRVILQLTMKDYSRATRIATMTGRVIGFLFIAAGIIAIILPGNWFAGVLMIVFGWFLEDAATASRRQALVRDALRGMTAYDMMTDAYTPIKQQLTFGLVREYIINSGQHCFVVIEDGKLQGIVTLNDIQIPEKHWDSTHISDLMTPADRLKTAQPNQPAVDLLEQMDDYDIDQIPVVQEGRLVGMVTRECLLHFLKARAVLRA
- a CDS encoding alpha/beta hydrolase produces the protein MKRLPVVLAVVLCLQLGFSGTASSAVESPDRVKELNFVFLHGAAGNPCGPQFLADAMLEQVSYYISEYEQANPGIKVKVDVLNRCYPNDVDIETWANNIADSIDNHFGDRGNLVLIGHSMGGKAALYAVAKNIDNLVDRVALVVTINCPVKNLNRYQLIGGGPFVDYCRAGWLLRPDHGICVSVGEYDSSEDGKWVGQNKHWLAFISGENAPLSPQFDYGGFDPYPRDMDDGALPISAQYSDGADVIYYGEHGHSDFHVIEGVADFIAGEILKYIFGGVIECSVLARDGGLQHNAGLLLGTDYWQDIIGDVLGISSRLRHWNQSYIKWQEWEDILEYYPPTYEKDLRSRYEVSLKRSAAIFTNIEEMRWLNPDNPEDCRLYLRTRATPGNYIQVDWKIYRQGLLPEGTRRDHYEIEVVAGTPLAEVYQASWATDNSRDLRVQVWSRAEKPFRWFEAKWRVYYKESRQRKVIGEISAFRSGSEHGSSF
- a CDS encoding isoprenylcysteine carboxylmethyltransferase family protein is translated as MPAVFGTVIFTILVPGSVTVLVPYLLLTSGLEWTYDIGNSRFIGLALIALGAALYFWTAWDFAFAGKGTPAPIAPPKSLVSRRLYQVNRNPMYTGVLLVLLGEAIFFMSLTLLAYTAFLWLASHLFVVYYEEPNLRKKFGATYGEYCKVVPRWIPRVERASKNR